A part of Spiribacter vilamensis genomic DNA contains:
- a CDS encoding outer membrane lipoprotein-sorting protein — translation MKNTLGLTLLLTAGLAAGAASAQMTDATEIVEAANKASYYAGEDGRSAARMTIVQGDGSRQRRQFTLLRQDVADGGDQRYLVVFSRPADIRGTVFRVEKHVGDSDDRWLYLPALDLVKRIAAGDKRTSFVGSHFYYEDISGRGTEEDRHTLIETTEDYYVIESTPKDPDNVAFARYHTRIDRETLLPMRTEYQREDGEVYRRMTVTEVETIDGYPTGTEARMEDLDSGGHTVTQFRFSEYDVGLPSRIFSERSLRNPPRDWLRRE, via the coding sequence ATGAAAAACACACTCGGACTCACGCTATTGCTGACCGCAGGGCTTGCCGCCGGCGCGGCTTCGGCGCAGATGACCGATGCCACGGAGATCGTGGAAGCGGCCAACAAGGCCTCCTACTACGCCGGCGAAGACGGACGCTCGGCGGCACGCATGACCATCGTCCAGGGCGACGGCAGCCGTCAGCGTCGCCAGTTCACCCTGCTGCGGCAGGATGTCGCCGACGGCGGCGACCAGCGCTACCTGGTGGTCTTCAGCCGGCCGGCGGATATCCGCGGCACCGTCTTCCGCGTGGAAAAGCACGTTGGCGACTCGGATGATCGCTGGCTCTATCTGCCGGCCCTGGACCTGGTCAAGCGGATCGCCGCCGGTGACAAGCGCACCAGCTTCGTCGGCTCGCATTTCTACTACGAGGATATCTCCGGACGCGGCACCGAGGAGGATCGGCACACGCTGATCGAGACCACCGAGGACTACTACGTCATCGAGAGCACGCCGAAGGATCCGGATAACGTCGCCTTCGCCCGCTATCACACCCGGATCGACCGCGAGACCCTGCTGCCGATGCGTACCGAGTATCAGCGCGAGGACGGCGAGGTCTATCGGCGGATGACGGTCACCGAGGTGGAGACGATTGACGGTTACCCCACCGGCACAGAGGCGCGTATGGAGGATCTGGATAGCGGTGGCCACACCGTGACGCAGTTCCGTTTCTCCGAATACGACGTCGGTCTGCCGAGCCGGATCTTCAGCGAGCGTTCGCTGCGCAATCCGCCGCGTGACTGGCTGCGGCGGGAGTAA
- a CDS encoding YgaP family membrane protein has translation MTVNEGLRAMAGFFILLSVALGNWVHPAWYLFTAFVGANLLQSAFTRWCPAMAILRRIGLREEAPRESTSH, from the coding sequence ATGACGGTAAACGAAGGCCTGCGGGCAATGGCCGGATTCTTCATCCTGCTGAGCGTTGCGCTCGGCAACTGGGTGCACCCGGCCTGGTATCTATTCACGGCGTTCGTCGGCGCAAACCTGCTGCAGTCCGCCTTCACCCGATGGTGCCCGGCAATGGCAATCCTCAGGCGGATCGGCCTGCGCGAGGAGGCGCCCCGGGAGAGCACCTCACACTGA
- the galU gene encoding UTP--glucose-1-phosphate uridylyltransferase GalU encodes MARKIRKAVFPVAGLGTRFLPATKANPKEMLPVVDKPLIQYAAEEAVKAGIETLIFVNGRNKRSIPDHFDKAYELETELKQSGKLDRLEAVRNIVPPEVACIYIRQSEALGLGHAVLCAEPVVGDEPFAVILADDLIDDEEKGGCLAQMVARYDEQVASILGVERVPPERTDRYGVVDTEAITPRLGRLNSIVEKPHPDEAPSNLGVVGRYILNGSIFAKLRQTTPGAGGEIQLTDAIGALMADEPVLAYEFEGTRYDCGDKLGYLQATVEYGVKHPDFGDAFADYLDKRNA; translated from the coding sequence ATGGCAAGAAAAATCCGCAAAGCGGTGTTCCCGGTAGCGGGTCTGGGGACCCGGTTCCTGCCGGCCACCAAGGCCAACCCCAAGGAAATGCTGCCGGTGGTGGACAAACCGCTCATCCAGTATGCCGCCGAGGAGGCGGTGAAGGCCGGCATCGAGACCCTCATCTTCGTCAACGGGCGTAACAAGCGCAGCATCCCCGATCATTTCGACAAGGCCTACGAGCTCGAGACCGAGCTGAAGCAGTCCGGCAAGCTTGATCGCCTCGAGGCCGTCCGGAATATCGTGCCGCCGGAGGTGGCCTGCATCTACATCCGCCAATCCGAGGCGCTGGGCCTCGGCCACGCGGTGCTCTGCGCCGAACCGGTGGTCGGCGATGAACCGTTTGCGGTGATCCTTGCCGACGATCTGATCGATGACGAGGAAAAAGGCGGCTGCCTTGCGCAGATGGTCGCCCGCTATGACGAGCAGGTGGCGAGCATCCTCGGCGTGGAGCGGGTACCGCCCGAGCGCACCGACCGCTACGGTGTGGTGGATACCGAGGCGATCACGCCCCGCCTGGGACGGCTCAACAGTATTGTCGAGAAGCCCCACCCCGATGAAGCGCCTTCCAACCTCGGTGTGGTCGGCCGCTATATCCTCAACGGCAGTATCTTCGCAAAGCTCCGGCAGACGACACCCGGCGCCGGCGGCGAGATCCAGCTGACGGACGCGATTGGTGCACTGATGGCGGATGAACCCGTACTCGCCTACGAATTCGAAGGCACCCGCTATGACTGTGGCGACAAGCTGGGCTACCTGCAGGCGACCGTGGAGTACGGGGTCAAGCACCCGGACTTCGGCGATGCGTTCGCCGACTACCTCGACAAACGCAACGCCTGA
- a CDS encoding ComEA family DNA-binding protein — MTFTRQLGTLLATSLVAGAAVASEAPINVNEASVDRLQQINGIGPATARAIIEDRERNGPFERIDAMTRVDGIGEVTLDGMRETIAIE; from the coding sequence ATGACCTTTACCCGCCAACTCGGAACCCTGCTGGCCACCAGTCTCGTCGCCGGTGCAGCGGTTGCCAGCGAGGCCCCCATCAATGTCAACGAGGCGAGCGTTGATCGTCTCCAGCAGATCAACGGCATTGGCCCCGCGACGGCCAGGGCGATCATCGAGGATCGCGAACGGAACGGCCCGTTCGAGCGTATCGATGCGATGACGCGCGTCGATGGTATCGGCGAGGTGACACTGGATGGGATGCGCGAGACGATCGCGATCGAATAG
- the pyrF gene encoding orotidine-5'-phosphate decarboxylase, with product MNSTPDLIVALDFDSADAARRLVDTLEPGSCRLKVGKALFTRAGPTLVEGWVRDGWDVFLDLKFHDIPNTVAGACRAAADLGVWMVNVHALGGPAMLAAARAAIDEGGAHRPLLTAVTVLTSHDQASLDAVGLQGTPAEAVTRLTGLAVAAGLDGVVCSGQEAARVRAQTGEAFRRVTPGVRPRGSAADDQRRILTPTDAMRAGATDLVVGRPITNAADPARAVESIANEMAVTMQAAADR from the coding sequence ATGAACTCGACGCCTGATCTGATCGTGGCGCTGGATTTCGACAGCGCTGATGCCGCCCGAAGACTGGTGGATACGCTCGAACCCGGGAGTTGCCGCCTCAAGGTGGGCAAGGCGCTGTTTACGCGGGCGGGCCCCACGTTGGTTGAGGGGTGGGTGCGTGATGGCTGGGATGTCTTCCTTGATCTCAAATTCCACGACATCCCCAATACGGTCGCCGGCGCCTGCCGGGCGGCCGCGGACCTGGGGGTCTGGATGGTCAATGTCCACGCGCTTGGCGGTCCCGCAATGCTCGCAGCCGCCCGGGCGGCGATTGACGAGGGCGGAGCACATCGCCCGCTGCTCACCGCAGTCACGGTGCTGACCAGCCATGACCAGGCAAGCCTCGACGCCGTCGGCCTGCAAGGGACGCCGGCGGAGGCCGTGACGCGGCTGACCGGCCTGGCGGTCGCGGCGGGCCTGGATGGTGTGGTCTGCTCGGGGCAGGAAGCGGCGCGGGTGCGTGCGCAAACCGGCGAGGCGTTCCGACGTGTTACCCCGGGGGTTCGTCCGCGAGGGTCGGCGGCGGATGATCAGCGTCGGATCCTGACTCCGACGGATGCCATGCGTGCGGGGGCGACGGATCTCGTGGTGGGCCGACCGATTACCAACGCCGCCGATCCCGCCCGGGCGGTCGAATCCATCGCGAATGAGATGGCCGTCACAATGCAGGCCGCTGCCGATCGCTAG
- the lapB gene encoding lipopolysaccharide assembly protein LapB gives MWQLLWLLLPLAALSGWWIGRKSTASRPSPPSLPADYFQGLNYLLNEQPDRAIEVFTRLVEVDSETVETHLTLGNLFRRRGEADRAVRIHQNLIARPSLAPDQRAGALLELGRDYLAAGLLDRAETLFLEAVEFPDFRVTALQCLLDIYQQENEWESAIDIAQRLQRTDGRNLQTEMAQFACEQAERLRRQHADPMEIRQVLRRAMGFDRNCVRASLLISDLEQEEGRWRAAIKACQQVSVQDPDYVPEMLPRLEAGYQALDERRVFRQELNRLFERQPAVSVIIKLSELIEADEGRSSAVEFLATQLRARPSVRGLNRLVELNIDAGDADQRRQRDLQVLRELLQALLANRLPYRCVECGFEGRQLHWQCPGCRSWASIKPRRGPEGE, from the coding sequence ATGTGGCAACTGCTCTGGCTGCTGCTTCCGCTGGCAGCCCTCTCCGGCTGGTGGATCGGCCGGAAGTCGACAGCCTCTCGTCCCAGCCCCCCGAGCCTGCCGGCCGATTATTTCCAGGGACTCAATTACCTCCTCAACGAGCAGCCGGACCGAGCGATCGAGGTCTTTACCCGATTGGTCGAGGTCGATAGCGAAACCGTCGAGACCCATCTGACCCTCGGCAACCTTTTCCGTCGCCGTGGTGAAGCCGACCGCGCCGTACGTATACATCAAAACCTCATTGCCCGCCCCTCGCTGGCCCCGGACCAGCGGGCCGGCGCCCTTCTCGAGCTGGGGCGGGACTACCTGGCCGCCGGGTTGCTCGATCGTGCCGAGACCCTGTTCCTGGAGGCGGTGGAATTTCCCGATTTCCGTGTGACGGCACTCCAGTGCCTGCTCGATATCTATCAGCAGGAGAATGAATGGGAGTCGGCGATCGATATCGCCCAGCGCCTGCAGCGAACGGATGGCCGTAACCTGCAGACGGAAATGGCGCAGTTCGCCTGCGAGCAGGCCGAGCGGTTGCGGCGTCAGCATGCCGATCCGATGGAGATCCGACAGGTTCTGCGCCGGGCAATGGGTTTCGATCGTAACTGCGTGCGGGCGTCGCTGCTCATATCCGACCTGGAGCAGGAAGAGGGACGCTGGCGAGCCGCCATCAAGGCATGCCAGCAGGTCAGCGTGCAGGATCCGGATTATGTCCCGGAAATGCTCCCGCGCCTCGAGGCCGGCTACCAGGCCCTCGACGAGCGGCGGGTGTTTCGCCAGGAACTCAACCGCCTGTTCGAGAGGCAGCCTGCCGTCTCGGTCATCATCAAACTCAGTGAACTGATCGAAGCGGATGAGGGGCGGTCGTCCGCCGTGGAATTCCTCGCCACGCAGCTGCGGGCGCGACCGTCGGTTCGCGGACTCAATCGCCTGGTCGAGCTGAATATCGACGCCGGTGATGCCGATCAACGGCGACAGCGTGACCTCCAGGTTTTGCGCGAGCTTCTACAGGCGCTGCTTGCGAACCGATTGCCGTATCGCTGTGTGGAATGCGGATTCGAGGGGCGCCAGCTCCACTGGCAGTGCCCAGGTTGCCGCTCCTGGGCCAGCATCAAGCCGCGCCGCGGCCCGGAGGGGGAATGA
- a CDS encoding lipopolysaccharide assembly protein LapA domain-containing protein: MKRLIVLLLALVVVAIGLSFAMLNSAPITLDFYIGELSLPISLWLVLALALGVLLGLASALGILARQRWQLKRLRREAASSREEVSELRKLPIRTNS; this comes from the coding sequence ATGAAGCGGTTGATTGTGCTGTTACTGGCACTGGTTGTCGTGGCCATTGGCCTCAGCTTCGCAATGCTGAATTCCGCCCCCATCACCCTCGATTTCTACATCGGCGAGTTGTCACTGCCGATCTCACTCTGGCTGGTTCTCGCGCTTGCCCTCGGGGTGTTGCTGGGGCTCGCCTCCGCACTCGGCATCCTCGCGCGTCAGCGCTGGCAGCTCAAACGCCTGCGGCGGGAAGCGGCGTCCTCCCGCGAGGAAGTCTCCGAACTCAGAAAGTTGCCGATCCGGACCAATAGCTGA
- a CDS encoding integration host factor subunit beta: protein MTKSELIDRMATNQQQLAQRDVELAVKTLLEQMSESLAGGERIEIRGFGSFALHHRPPRIGRNPRTGEPVSLPGKYVPHFKPGKEMRERVDEKGRSAVSEGS, encoded by the coding sequence ATGACCAAATCGGAATTGATCGACCGGATGGCGACGAATCAGCAGCAGCTGGCGCAGCGTGACGTGGAGCTCGCCGTCAAGACACTGCTGGAGCAGATGAGCGAGTCACTTGCCGGTGGCGAGCGTATCGAGATTCGCGGGTTTGGCAGCTTTGCGCTGCACCACCGGCCACCCCGTATCGGCAGAAATCCGCGGACTGGCGAGCCGGTATCCCTACCTGGCAAATACGTCCCGCATTTCAAGCCGGGCAAGGAGATGCGCGAACGGGTCGACGAAAAAGGCCGCAGTGCGGTTTCGGAGGGCTCATGA
- the rpsA gene encoding 30S ribosomal protein S1 yields MSESFAELFEESLVQTDMRPGSIVTAQVVAIDGEDVVVNAGLKSEAVIPLRQFTNDNGDVEVNVGDEVEVALDAVEDGGGETKLSREKAKRARAWRVLETAYEGSETVNGQISGKVKGGFTVDLGHIRAFLPGSLVDIRPVRDTTYLEGKDLEFKVIKLDARRNNVVVSRRAVVEEEYSAEREALLEKLQEGQSIKGIVKNLTDYGAFVDLGGIDGLLHITDMAWRRVKHPSEVVDVGQEIEVKVLKFDRERNRVSLGLKQLGEDPWEAIARRYPEGSRVVGKVTNITDYGSFVEIEEGVEGLVHVSEMDWTNKNVNPAKVVSVGDEVEVMILDIDEERRRISLGMKQCQPNPWDEFAATRNKGDRVTGTIKSITDFGIFVGLEGGIDGLVHLSDLSWSDTGEEAIRDFQKGEEVEAVVLSVDPERERISLGVKQLAQDPVSEWVANHPKGTVVTGTASEVDAKGVVVDLAEEVQGYVRAADLARDRTDDARSLVAVGDEVEAKVMAVDRRNRMISLSVRAKDQADEREALEGFGSTGTAGTTTLGDLLKEQMGDRGDDN; encoded by the coding sequence ATGAGCGAAAGCTTTGCAGAACTTTTTGAAGAGAGCCTTGTACAGACCGACATGCGGCCGGGCTCCATTGTCACCGCCCAGGTCGTCGCGATCGATGGCGAAGACGTCGTCGTCAATGCCGGGCTGAAATCCGAGGCGGTCATTCCGCTGCGCCAGTTCACCAACGACAATGGCGACGTCGAGGTTAACGTCGGCGACGAGGTGGAAGTCGCACTCGACGCGGTCGAAGACGGTGGTGGCGAGACCAAACTGTCGCGCGAGAAGGCGAAGCGGGCCCGCGCCTGGCGTGTCCTCGAAACCGCCTACGAGGGCAGCGAGACCGTCAACGGCCAGATCAGCGGCAAGGTCAAGGGCGGCTTTACGGTCGATCTCGGCCATATCCGTGCGTTCCTGCCGGGCTCGCTCGTGGATATCCGGCCGGTCCGGGATACGACCTACCTCGAGGGCAAGGATCTCGAGTTCAAGGTGATCAAGCTCGATGCCCGCCGCAACAACGTGGTGGTGTCGCGCCGTGCCGTGGTCGAGGAGGAGTACAGCGCCGAGCGCGAGGCCCTGCTCGAGAAGCTGCAGGAAGGACAGTCGATCAAGGGCATCGTCAAGAACCTCACCGATTACGGCGCGTTCGTCGATCTGGGTGGTATCGATGGCCTGCTCCATATCACCGATATGGCCTGGCGCCGCGTCAAGCACCCGTCCGAGGTGGTCGACGTCGGCCAGGAGATCGAGGTCAAGGTTCTCAAGTTCGATCGCGAGCGCAACCGCGTGTCGCTCGGCCTCAAGCAGCTGGGTGAAGATCCGTGGGAGGCCATCGCCCGGCGTTACCCGGAAGGCAGCCGCGTGGTCGGCAAGGTCACGAACATCACCGATTACGGCTCTTTCGTCGAAATCGAGGAGGGCGTCGAGGGACTGGTCCACGTCTCCGAGATGGACTGGACCAACAAGAACGTCAATCCCGCGAAGGTGGTGTCGGTCGGCGACGAGGTCGAGGTGATGATTCTCGACATCGACGAGGAACGCCGTCGCATCTCGCTGGGCATGAAGCAGTGCCAGCCCAATCCGTGGGATGAGTTCGCTGCAACCCGCAACAAGGGTGATCGGGTGACCGGGACAATCAAGTCGATCACCGACTTCGGGATCTTCGTCGGTCTCGAGGGCGGCATTGACGGCCTGGTGCACTTGTCGGATCTGTCCTGGAGCGACACCGGCGAAGAGGCGATCCGCGACTTCCAGAAGGGCGAAGAGGTCGAGGCGGTGGTTCTGTCCGTCGACCCGGAACGCGAGCGCATCAGTCTCGGCGTCAAGCAGCTGGCGCAGGATCCGGTCTCCGAGTGGGTGGCCAATCATCCGAAGGGCACCGTGGTGACCGGAACGGCCAGCGAGGTCGATGCCAAGGGCGTGGTCGTGGATCTCGCCGAAGAGGTGCAGGGTTATGTCCGCGCCGCCGATCTGGCCCGGGATCGTACCGACGATGCGCGGTCGCTGGTCGCGGTTGGCGACGAGGTCGAGGCCAAGGTCATGGCGGTCGACCGGCGCAATCGCATGATCAGCCTGTCGGTCCGCGCCAAGGATCAGGCGGACGAGCGCGAGGCGCTCGAGGGCTTCGGGAGTACCGGTACGGCCGGCACGACCACGCTCGGCGATCTGCTCAAGGAGCAGATGGGCGATCGCGGTGACGACAACTGA
- the cmk gene encoding (d)CMP kinase — MSEQSAVMTIDGPGGAGKGTIAREVARVLGWHLLDSGAIYRLLALASLREGIDPGDSARLAERAGLLDIDFVVEGDNAGAALLEGEVVAKAIRDEACGERASVLAADPAVREALKARQQAFRQPPGLVADGRDMGTVIFPDAPVKIFLTASAEERARRRHKQLMEQGVTANLDSLLQELRARDERDSRRETAPLKPAGDAITIDTTEQSIEAVIGTVMEQVNACLR; from the coding sequence ATGAGCGAGCAGTCGGCGGTGATGACGATTGATGGGCCGGGCGGTGCCGGCAAGGGGACCATCGCGCGCGAGGTGGCGCGGGTGCTTGGCTGGCATCTGCTCGATAGCGGGGCGATTTACCGGCTGCTGGCGCTGGCTTCGCTGCGGGAAGGGATCGATCCCGGGGATTCGGCGCGGCTTGCCGAGCGCGCCGGGTTGCTGGATATCGACTTCGTGGTCGAGGGCGATAACGCCGGAGCGGCCCTGCTCGAGGGCGAAGTGGTGGCGAAGGCCATCCGCGACGAGGCCTGTGGCGAGCGCGCGTCCGTGCTCGCTGCCGATCCCGCCGTCCGTGAGGCGCTGAAAGCCCGGCAGCAGGCGTTTCGTCAGCCGCCGGGCCTGGTCGCGGACGGACGTGACATGGGGACCGTGATATTCCCGGATGCACCGGTGAAGATTTTCCTCACCGCCAGCGCCGAGGAACGCGCCCGGCGTCGTCATAAGCAGTTGATGGAGCAGGGTGTGACTGCTAACCTCGATTCCCTCCTGCAGGAATTGCGGGCACGGGACGAGCGTGATTCACGCCGCGAGACCGCGCCGCTGAAACCGGCAGGGGATGCGATCACTATCGATACGACGGAGCAGTCGATCGAGGCGGTGATCGGAACAGTCATGGAGCAGGTTAACGCCTGTCTCCGCTAG
- the aroA gene encoding 3-phosphoshikimate 1-carboxyvinyltransferase has product MHKRRFIIEPGGTLNGTLRVPGDKSISHRAVMLGSIAEGRTEVSGFLEGDDAMATLAAMRALGVSIEGPQAGRLSIDGVGRYGLRPAPLALDLGNSGTSMRLFSGLLAGQWFGSRLVGDASLMRRPMRRVTDPLGRMGATIHTGPDGTAPLSIEPSTALRGIDYVMPVASAQVKSALLIAGLYAEGRTRVTEPAVSRDHTERMLRAFGADVVVDGPHVSVSGDAPMRGGSVVVPGDISSAAFFLVGASIASGGSVTLTNVGLNPTRTGVIDILRRMGARIHVEAEETDAGEPVGTVSVEPAALRGIDIPPELVPLAIDEFPAVFIAAACATGETRLRGAEELRVKESDRIAVMADGLAALGIQAEPQPDGIRIVGGPIRGGRVAAHGDHRIAMAFAMAGLAADGPITIDGCAEVDTSFPGFVELAHGAGLAICSEEQAG; this is encoded by the coding sequence ATGCATAAGCGGCGGTTCATTATCGAGCCCGGGGGGACCCTCAATGGCACGCTCCGGGTCCCGGGCGACAAATCGATCTCGCATCGCGCGGTGATGCTGGGGTCCATTGCCGAGGGGCGGACCGAGGTCAGTGGATTTCTCGAAGGCGATGACGCCATGGCGACCCTTGCCGCCATGCGGGCCCTGGGGGTGTCCATCGAGGGGCCGCAGGCCGGGCGCCTGAGCATTGACGGGGTGGGACGTTACGGGCTCAGGCCCGCGCCATTGGCGCTCGACCTCGGCAATTCCGGAACCTCCATGCGGCTTTTCAGCGGTCTGCTGGCAGGACAATGGTTTGGGAGCCGGTTGGTGGGAGATGCCTCACTGATGCGTCGGCCAATGCGCCGCGTCACCGATCCACTCGGCCGGATGGGCGCGACAATCCACACCGGTCCCGACGGGACGGCGCCGCTGTCGATCGAGCCGTCGACCGCGCTGCGGGGTATCGATTACGTGATGCCGGTGGCGAGCGCCCAGGTCAAATCGGCGCTTTTGATCGCGGGGCTCTATGCCGAGGGCCGGACCCGGGTAACCGAGCCCGCGGTCAGCCGCGATCACACCGAGCGCATGCTCAGGGCGTTCGGCGCCGATGTCGTGGTCGACGGGCCGCATGTGAGCGTGTCGGGTGACGCGCCGATGCGCGGCGGCTCGGTGGTCGTACCCGGTGATATCTCCTCGGCGGCCTTTTTCCTGGTCGGTGCCTCCATTGCCAGCGGCGGTTCGGTCACCCTGACCAATGTCGGGCTCAATCCAACGCGCACCGGGGTGATCGACATCCTCCGGCGCATGGGGGCACGGATCCATGTCGAGGCGGAGGAGACCGACGCCGGCGAACCGGTCGGGACAGTCAGTGTGGAGCCGGCGGCGCTGCGCGGGATCGATATTCCGCCCGAGCTCGTGCCCCTCGCCATTGACGAGTTTCCGGCGGTGTTCATCGCCGCGGCCTGCGCGACGGGCGAGACGAGGTTGCGCGGCGCCGAGGAACTGCGGGTCAAGGAAAGCGATCGTATCGCGGTCATGGCCGACGGCCTGGCGGCGCTCGGCATCCAGGCCGAGCCACAGCCGGACGGGATCCGCATTGTCGGCGGTCCGATTCGCGGCGGCAGGGTGGCGGCCCACGGAGATCATCGCATTGCCATGGCATTCGCCATGGCCGGACTGGCAGCCGATGGCCCGATTACGATCGATGGCTGTGCCGAGGTCGACACCTCCTTCCCGGGGTTTGTCGAGCTCGCGCATGGCGCTGGATTGGCGATTTGCAGCGAGGAGCAGGCGGGATGA
- a CDS encoding prephenate dehydrogenase, which translates to MRLNTRPRRICLVGVGLIAGSLGLALKRAEAVETITGLGRGLDRLARAQALGAIDRYTTDPGEAIEDADLVVLGVPLGATAGVMRDLRPHLHDDLVITDVGSAKRCVVDDVETALGAAPPGFVPGHPIAGTEHSGVEAAFPSLFDGRRVILTPLASGRVEATEAVEWLWRQAGAEVTTMSVAHHDRMLAITSHLPHLLAFGLVDMLARDPDHEEILGYAAGGFRDFTRIASSDPVMWRDICLGNREAVLEALSLYRRDLEQLAEKVEASDGTGLEAVFRSAKQTRDAHKHGFER; encoded by the coding sequence GTGCGCTTGAATACACGGCCACGACGGATCTGCCTGGTAGGAGTCGGCCTGATCGCTGGCTCCCTGGGGCTGGCACTCAAGCGCGCCGAGGCGGTGGAGACGATCACCGGTCTGGGACGCGGTCTCGACCGTTTGGCCCGCGCACAGGCGCTGGGGGCAATCGATCGCTACACCACCGATCCCGGCGAGGCCATCGAGGACGCGGATCTTGTCGTCCTCGGCGTCCCGCTGGGGGCCACGGCCGGTGTGATGCGCGACCTGCGCCCCCACCTGCATGACGATCTCGTCATCACCGACGTGGGCAGCGCCAAGCGCTGTGTCGTCGACGATGTCGAAACCGCCCTCGGCGCGGCACCGCCCGGCTTCGTTCCGGGGCATCCGATCGCCGGGACCGAGCATAGCGGCGTGGAGGCCGCCTTTCCCTCTCTCTTCGACGGCCGCCGGGTGATCCTCACGCCGCTGGCCTCGGGCCGCGTCGAGGCGACGGAAGCGGTGGAGTGGCTCTGGCGGCAGGCCGGCGCCGAGGTTACGACCATGTCCGTGGCCCATCACGACCGGATGCTGGCGATCACCTCCCATCTGCCGCATCTACTCGCCTTCGGGCTGGTCGATATGCTCGCCCGGGACCCCGATCACGAAGAGATCCTCGGTTACGCCGCCGGCGGGTTCCGCGATTTCACCCGAATCGCCTCCAGCGACCCGGTGATGTGGCGGGATATCTGCCTCGGGAATCGCGAGGCCGTACTCGAGGCGCTGAGTCTATACCGCCGCGATCTGGAACAGCTCGCGGAAAAGGTCGAGGCCTCCGATGGCACCGGTCTGGAGGCGGTGTTCCGCAGCGCCAAGCAGACCCGGGACGCCCACAAACACGGATTCGAGCGCTGA
- the pheA gene encoding prephenate dehydratase, giving the protein MNDESLKSIRARIDGIDDQILALINERASAAAEVAHAKQAAGESTDYYRPAREAEVLRRIRDVNAGPLSDADATRLFREIMSACLALQRPLTVAFLGPEGTFTQEAALKHFGHAIESSPLDNIDAVFREVESGEAAYGVVPVENSTEGMVTHTLDRLLSSPLQIVGEVEMPVVHSLATRAAEIASIRRIYSHSQGLAQCRAWVDHHLPGVERIPVASTAEAARLASLDETAAAIASEAAAERYDLPVMQAGMQDGSRNATRFLVLGHESPEPTGEDKTSLVIARENRPGGLAGLLAPLARYGLNMTRLESRPSPEGMWEYVFFVDLLGHAEDPDLKRALGEMQKLASLLKVLGSYPRSIA; this is encoded by the coding sequence GTGAACGACGAGAGCCTGAAAAGCATCCGTGCGCGCATCGACGGGATCGATGACCAGATCCTTGCGCTGATCAACGAACGGGCGTCCGCCGCGGCCGAGGTCGCCCACGCCAAGCAGGCGGCGGGCGAGTCAACCGATTACTACCGCCCGGCCCGCGAGGCCGAGGTGCTGCGACGGATTCGTGACGTCAACGCGGGGCCGCTCAGCGACGCGGATGCGACCCGGCTGTTCCGCGAGATCATGTCGGCCTGCCTGGCATTGCAGCGGCCATTGACGGTGGCGTTCCTCGGTCCCGAGGGGACGTTCACGCAGGAGGCCGCGCTCAAGCATTTCGGTCATGCGATCGAGAGCAGTCCGCTCGACAACATCGATGCGGTGTTCCGCGAGGTGGAATCGGGCGAGGCGGCCTACGGCGTTGTGCCGGTGGAGAATTCCACCGAGGGGATGGTCACGCATACGCTCGACCGACTGCTGTCCTCGCCCTTGCAGATTGTCGGCGAGGTGGAGATGCCGGTCGTCCACAGCCTTGCGACCCGGGCGGCGGAGATTGCGTCGATTCGTCGGATCTACTCACACAGCCAGGGGCTCGCGCAGTGCCGGGCGTGGGTGGACCACCACCTGCCCGGTGTCGAGCGGATCCCGGTGGCCAGCACCGCCGAGGCGGCGCGGCTCGCGAGTCTCGACGAGACCGCCGCGGCGATCGCCTCCGAGGCCGCCGCCGAGCGCTACGATCTACCCGTCATGCAGGCGGGAATGCAGGACGGTTCCCGCAATGCCACCCGTTTCCTTGTGCTCGGTCACGAGAGCCCGGAGCCCACCGGCGAGGACAAGACCTCGCTGGTGATCGCACGGGAAAACCGCCCCGGCGGCCTGGCCGGGCTACTCGCGCCACTGGCGCGCTACGGCCTGAACATGACGCGGCTGGAGTCGCGCCCGTCGCCGGAGGGGATGTGGGAGTACGTCTTCTTCGTCGATCTCCTTGGACACGCCGAGGATCCGGACCTCAAGCGCGCCCTCGGCGAAATGCAGAAACTCGCCAGTCTGCTCAAAGTGCTGGGTTCCTATCCCCGTTCCATCGCCTAG